In Streptomyces chartreusis NRRL 3882, the following are encoded in one genomic region:
- a CDS encoding type II CAAX endopeptidase family protein, whose product MTTASPDLAGFAYHRMGRRTSRQRWWRPVLGSVLFLPSWLVLVLLLYAFSYALGTAAGYPELADGGVDLGPLRNTALDLTYLAVALPLILLAVRWTERRPAGTLSSVTGRLRIRWLAWCLLAALFPVTLLALSTIFLPDDSSASGTSAAWVGWRSFLVSLAVLAVFVPVQAAAEEYVFRGWLTQAVGAFLRSPWLAVLPQAALFATAHGWGTTWGFIDLLVFGLVAGWLTIRTGGLEATIALHVLNNLLAFGVSAAVVDGLSSDETAADAPWQLALADMATVLLYAAIVLRVARRQRPQHLAPPVATPPAPPAPDPYPQPFVTPPTGRSCSYDTASGRDRPNCAETPKRGI is encoded by the coding sequence ATGACAACTGCATCTCCGGACCTCGCCGGCTTCGCGTATCACCGCATGGGCCGCCGCACCAGTCGGCAGCGCTGGTGGCGGCCAGTGCTCGGCAGCGTGCTGTTCCTCCCGAGCTGGCTCGTGCTCGTTCTCCTGCTGTACGCCTTCTCCTACGCCCTCGGAACAGCAGCCGGATACCCGGAACTAGCCGACGGCGGTGTGGACTTAGGCCCACTGCGCAACACAGCACTGGACCTGACGTACCTCGCGGTCGCCCTGCCCCTCATCCTGCTCGCCGTACGGTGGACCGAGCGACGACCTGCCGGCACCCTGTCCTCGGTTACCGGACGACTGCGCATCCGCTGGCTGGCATGGTGCCTGCTCGCCGCTCTCTTCCCCGTGACCCTTCTGGCGCTGAGCACCATCTTTCTGCCGGACGACAGTTCTGCTTCCGGAACGTCCGCGGCATGGGTCGGCTGGCGATCGTTCCTCGTCTCCCTGGCCGTCCTGGCCGTCTTCGTTCCGGTACAGGCCGCAGCCGAGGAATACGTCTTCCGGGGCTGGTTGACCCAGGCAGTCGGCGCCTTCCTGCGCTCCCCGTGGCTTGCCGTACTCCCCCAAGCCGCGCTGTTCGCCACCGCCCACGGCTGGGGCACCACGTGGGGCTTCATCGACCTGCTTGTCTTCGGCCTGGTGGCGGGGTGGCTGACCATCCGCACGGGCGGCCTCGAAGCCACCATCGCCCTGCACGTCCTGAACAACCTGCTGGCCTTCGGCGTCTCCGCCGCAGTCGTCGACGGACTGTCCTCCGACGAGACCGCAGCCGACGCACCCTGGCAACTCGCCCTCGCGGACATGGCAACCGTCCTGCTGTACGCCGCGATCGTGCTGCGAGTTGCCCGTCGCCAACGCCCGCAACACCTCGCACCCCCGGTGGCCACGCCGCCCGCACCACCGGCACCGGACCCGTACCCCCAGCCGTTCGTCACGCCTCCGACCGGCAGGTCCTGCTCATACGACACAGCTTCCGGGCGGGACCGGCCAAACTGCGCCGAGACGCCAAAGAGAGGCATCTGA
- a CDS encoding SpoIIE family protein phosphatase: MGYRASPRSDSASGTIKLVPAQAQHLVTQQSLPRADEEPSTLSRTTRDNQLTSTDATFPVDASRLSADRLRYIGAATRRIARGLDLDEIVMGLCRATVPTFSDAILVYLRDPLPVGDERPTGPLVLRLSRTDHRPGEGEADGGFMPLVQLEPTELDVVGTQLCEVRPGSALAEVLRGVRPIFTNTPAARAALPELLGKNAECCVPPGKRAILAPLRGRRRVIGTALFLCNPERRAFQEDDLLVAAQLATHSALSIDRTALNGREAFIADELQRRMLPETLPRCTGVRLASRYLPAAETVRVGGDWYDAIPLPGSRVALVVGDVMGHDMTSAALMGQLRTTAQTLAGLDLPPHEVLHALDEQAQRLGTDYIATCLYAVYDPVSHRITIANAGHPPPVLLHLGGRAEVLRVPAGAPIGVGGVDFDAVELDAPVGATLLLYTDGLVESRLRDVWTGIEQLREKLTAVAQLTGPDQPPPLEALCDEVLDMLGRGDRDDDIALLAARFDGIAPSDVAYWFLEPDDTAPSRARRLARRALTRWGMEELTDSVELLVSEIVTNAVRYASRPVTMRLLRTDVLRCEVSDDVPQLPRLQQTRVTDEAGRGLYLVNRLAHRWGATRLSTGKVVWFELNR; this comes from the coding sequence ATGGGGTATCGCGCATCTCCGCGCTCGGATTCTGCCAGCGGCACCATCAAGTTGGTGCCGGCCCAAGCTCAGCACTTAGTCACCCAACAGTCCCTGCCTCGGGCAGATGAAGAGCCCTCTACGTTGTCCCGAACAACCCGGGACAACCAGCTGACCAGCACCGACGCCACTTTTCCTGTCGATGCATCGCGCCTGTCGGCTGATCGTTTGCGCTACATAGGTGCCGCGACCCGGCGCATCGCCCGGGGCCTAGACCTGGACGAAATTGTGATGGGGCTGTGCCGGGCCACCGTGCCTACCTTCTCCGACGCGATCCTGGTCTACCTACGCGACCCGTTGCCCGTCGGCGATGAGCGGCCCACCGGCCCGCTGGTGCTCCGGCTGAGCCGCACCGACCATAGGCCGGGGGAGGGCGAAGCCGACGGGGGGTTCATGCCGCTGGTACAGCTGGAGCCCACCGAGCTGGACGTGGTCGGCACGCAGCTGTGCGAGGTTCGGCCCGGTAGCGCGCTCGCCGAGGTGCTGCGCGGCGTGCGCCCAATCTTCACCAACACGCCCGCAGCCCGGGCGGCCCTGCCCGAGCTGCTCGGAAAGAACGCTGAGTGCTGCGTCCCACCCGGAAAGCGCGCGATCCTCGCGCCACTGCGCGGCCGGCGCCGGGTGATCGGCACCGCGCTGTTCCTGTGCAACCCCGAGCGGCGCGCATTCCAGGAGGACGACCTGCTGGTGGCGGCGCAGCTCGCCACGCACAGTGCACTGAGCATCGATAGGACAGCGTTGAACGGGCGCGAGGCGTTTATCGCTGACGAGCTGCAGCGCAGAATGCTCCCGGAGACCCTGCCCCGCTGCACCGGTGTGCGGTTGGCCTCCCGTTATCTGCCTGCGGCGGAGACGGTCCGGGTGGGCGGCGACTGGTACGACGCGATCCCGTTGCCCGGCAGCCGGGTTGCCCTGGTCGTCGGTGACGTCATGGGCCACGACATGACGTCGGCAGCCCTTATGGGCCAACTCCGCACCACTGCACAGACGCTCGCGGGCCTGGACCTGCCGCCGCACGAGGTGCTGCACGCCCTCGATGAGCAAGCCCAGCGACTGGGCACTGACTACATCGCGACCTGCCTGTACGCCGTCTACGACCCGGTATCGCACCGCATCACCATCGCCAACGCCGGCCATCCGCCACCCGTCCTGCTCCACCTGGGCGGCCGTGCCGAGGTGCTGCGCGTGCCCGCCGGTGCCCCGATCGGGGTCGGCGGTGTCGACTTCGATGCGGTGGAGCTAGACGCGCCTGTCGGCGCGACCCTGCTGCTGTACACCGACGGCCTTGTCGAGTCCCGCCTGCGGGATGTGTGGACCGGCATCGAGCAGCTGCGGGAGAAGCTCACCGCGGTCGCGCAGCTCACCGGACCAGACCAGCCGCCACCACTGGAAGCGCTGTGCGACGAGGTGCTCGACATGCTCGGCCGTGGCGACCGGGACGACGACATCGCGCTGCTCGCCGCCCGCTTCGACGGGATCGCACCCAGCGACGTGGCCTACTGGTTCCTGGAGCCGGATGACACGGCCCCCAGCCGGGCCCGACGTCTCGCCCGCCGCGCGCTCACCCGCTGGGGCATGGAGGAACTCACGGACTCCGTGGAACTACTGGTCAGTGAAATCGTGACTAATGCAGTGCGGTACGCCTCCCGGCCGGTCACCATGCGGCTGCTGCGCACGGACGTGCTGCGCTGCGAGGTCAGCGACGACGTGCCGCAACTCCCTCGGCTGCAGCAGACCCGCGTCACCGACGAGGCCGGACGTGGCCTGTACCTGGTGAATCGGCTGGCCCACCGCTGGGGCGCGACCCGGCTGAGCACTGGCAAGGTGGTCTGGTTTGAACTCAACCGGTGA
- a CDS encoding PASTA domain-containing protein has product MHTQVRTTLAAACLTTLASLSACGGNGTPTDDEPTRTPDTTTSAPADKPTPTPESASLPDMIGKGLQSAQDQAQDAGFYNLTSHDALGRGREQFDDRNWKVCFQAPDPGQHPTNSKVDFATVKLEETCPATDQGTQTETAGASMPDFKGKSVKVAREALPSNASIVVNDASGEGRVIVIESNWKVCSQEPAAGTKLEGQPVTLNAVKFEETC; this is encoded by the coding sequence ATGCACACCCAAGTACGCACCACCCTCGCTGCGGCCTGCCTCACCACGCTGGCCAGCCTCAGCGCCTGTGGCGGCAACGGCACCCCCACTGACGACGAGCCGACGCGAACGCCGGACACCACGACCAGCGCACCCGCCGACAAGCCCACGCCAACGCCAGAGTCCGCCTCTCTGCCAGACATGATCGGCAAAGGCCTGCAGTCCGCGCAGGACCAGGCCCAAGATGCAGGCTTCTACAATCTGACCTCACACGATGCCCTCGGTCGCGGCCGAGAGCAGTTCGACGACCGCAATTGGAAGGTCTGCTTCCAGGCCCCAGACCCCGGTCAGCACCCGACCAACTCCAAGGTCGACTTCGCCACCGTCAAGCTCGAAGAGACCTGCCCGGCCACCGACCAAGGCACCCAGACCGAGACTGCCGGAGCGTCGATGCCCGACTTCAAAGGCAAGTCCGTCAAGGTCGCTCGCGAGGCACTCCCTTCCAACGCCAGCATCGTCGTCAACGACGCCTCCGGCGAAGGCCGCGTCATCGTCATCGAGTCCAACTGGAAGGTGTGTTCCCAGGAACCCGCTGCTGGCACCAAGCTCGAAGGTCAACCAGTGACGCTCAACGCTGTGAAGTTCGAAGAGACCTGCTGA